One window of the Cryptomeria japonica chromosome 7, Sugi_1.0, whole genome shotgun sequence genome contains the following:
- the LOC131030025 gene encoding anthocyanidin-3-O-glucoside rhamnosyltransferase isoform X1, with product MAEEKQRELRVVMIPWLAHGHITPFVELAKSLASNGLKIFFVSTPLNIRRIKPQICDAPGIELVELAMPSVEGLPPGVESTADAAKTGEAPLLIPLLRAAMDLLEKPFEALLQQLSPNVVFHDFAQHWVPRVANPIPAIFFFIMSITSFSFGVGQLEILPRNPTAQDLIVSPPGFPSQIIQRRLFEAERFLNLYQELADGLSISDRTKICLRESWAIAFNTCLELEGVYVEYLQRLMKQPVIPVGLLMPKLPSLPADDICLKWLDRQPAASVVVLSFGSEYVLTHQDLTAIAMGLLESSVSFLWVLPAGNDLLQGFQDQIGERSNW from the exons ATGGCGGAGGAAAAGCAGAGAGAGCTTCGTGTGGTCATGATTCCGTGGCTTGCCCACGGTCACATAACGCCCTTCGTTGAGCTTGCCAAAAGCCTGGCCAGTAATGGTCTTAAAATCTTCTTCGTCTCAACCCCGCTGAATATTAGACGAATTAAGCCGCAAATATGCGACGCACCGGGGATAGAGCTGGTGGAATTGGCGATGCCCTCCGTGGAAGGGCTGCCACCAGGTGTAGAATCCACCGCAGATGCTGCCAAGACAGGAGAAGCTCCACTCCTAATACCTCTACTGAGAGCCGCCATGGACCTTTTGGAGAAGCCCTTCGAAGCGCTGTTACAACAGCTGTCTCCAAACGTGGTTTTCCAcgattttgcacaacactgggttCCTCGTGTGGCCAATCCCATTCCCGCCATTTTCTTCTTCATAATGAGTATAACCAGCTTCAGCTTTGGGGTAGGGCAGCTGGAGATATTACCTAGAAACCCAACTGCCCAGGATCTGATCGTCTCGCCACCCGGATTCCCTTCACAGATTATTCAGCGCCGGTTATTTGAAGCTGAGAGGTTCCTGAACCTATATCAGGAGCTCGCAGATGGGCTTAGCATTTCTGACCGCACCAAAATCTGCTTAAGGGAGAGTTGGGCGATCGCATTCAATACGTGTTTGGAGTTGGAAGGGGTGTACGTGGAGTATTTGCAGAGGCTCATGAAGCAGCCAGTTATCCCTGTTGGATTACTCATGCCTAAACTCCCCTCACTCCCCGCTGATGATATTTGCTTGAAGTGGCTCGACAGGCAGCCAGCTGCTTCAGTGGTGGTCTTGTCTTTTGGCAGCGAGTACGTTCTAACCCACCAAGATCTCACCGCAATTGCAATGGGTCTGCTGGAGAGCAGCGTGTCTTTCCTCTGGGTTCTGCCTGCCGGAAACGATTTGCTGCAAGGCTTCCAAGATCAGATCGGG GAGCGGAGCAATTGGTGA
- the LOC131030025 gene encoding UDP-glycosyltransferase 91C1 isoform X2 has product MAEEKQRELRVVMIPWLAHGHITPFVELAKSLASNGLKIFFVSTPLNIRRIKPQICDAPGIELVELAMPSVEGLPPGVESTADAAKTGEAPLLIPLLRAAMDLLEKPFEALLQQLSPNVVFHDFAQHWVPRVANPIPAIFFFIMSITSFSFGVGQLEILPRNPTAQDLIVSPPGFPSQIIQRRLFEAERFLNLYQELADGLSISDRTKICLRESWAIAFNTCLELEGVYVEYLQRLMKQPVIPVGLLMPKLPSLPADDICLKWLDRQPAASVVVLSFGSEYVLTHQDLTAIAMGLLESSVSFLWVLPAGNDLLQGFQDQIGDKGLVVTKWAPQLHILNHPSTCAFVTHCGWNSMTEGLRFGVPLITLPMQYEQGLNAKLVQELKVGVEVRRNEEDGSFTKEDISKAIRVLMTKEEGSQIKSNVTKISNVLTSNNFEVTERNMRNFISMLRTLSK; this is encoded by the exons ATGGCGGAGGAAAAGCAGAGAGAGCTTCGTGTGGTCATGATTCCGTGGCTTGCCCACGGTCACATAACGCCCTTCGTTGAGCTTGCCAAAAGCCTGGCCAGTAATGGTCTTAAAATCTTCTTCGTCTCAACCCCGCTGAATATTAGACGAATTAAGCCGCAAATATGCGACGCACCGGGGATAGAGCTGGTGGAATTGGCGATGCCCTCCGTGGAAGGGCTGCCACCAGGTGTAGAATCCACCGCAGATGCTGCCAAGACAGGAGAAGCTCCACTCCTAATACCTCTACTGAGAGCCGCCATGGACCTTTTGGAGAAGCCCTTCGAAGCGCTGTTACAACAGCTGTCTCCAAACGTGGTTTTCCAcgattttgcacaacactgggttCCTCGTGTGGCCAATCCCATTCCCGCCATTTTCTTCTTCATAATGAGTATAACCAGCTTCAGCTTTGGGGTAGGGCAGCTGGAGATATTACCTAGAAACCCAACTGCCCAGGATCTGATCGTCTCGCCACCCGGATTCCCTTCACAGATTATTCAGCGCCGGTTATTTGAAGCTGAGAGGTTCCTGAACCTATATCAGGAGCTCGCAGATGGGCTTAGCATTTCTGACCGCACCAAAATCTGCTTAAGGGAGAGTTGGGCGATCGCATTCAATACGTGTTTGGAGTTGGAAGGGGTGTACGTGGAGTATTTGCAGAGGCTCATGAAGCAGCCAGTTATCCCTGTTGGATTACTCATGCCTAAACTCCCCTCACTCCCCGCTGATGATATTTGCTTGAAGTGGCTCGACAGGCAGCCAGCTGCTTCAGTGGTGGTCTTGTCTTTTGGCAGCGAGTACGTTCTAACCCACCAAGATCTCACCGCAATTGCAATGGGTCTGCTGGAGAGCAGCGTGTCTTTCCTCTGGGTTCTGCCTGCCGGAAACGATTTGCTGCAAGGCTTCCAAGATCAGATCGGG GACAAGGGATTGGTAGTAACAAAGTGGGCTCCACAATTACATATTTTGAATCACCCTTCTACATGTGCCTTTGTCACTCATTGCGGGTGGAATTCAATGACAGAAGGATTAAGGTTTGGGGTGCCACTCATAACTCTCCCAATGCAATATGAGCAAGGGTTAAATGCAAAGCTTGTACAAGAGCTTAAGGTGGGAGTGGAAGTGAGAAGAAATGAAGAGGATGGCTCTTTTACTAAGGAGGATATTAGTAAAGCAATTAGAGTCTTAATGACAAAAGAAGAAGGATCCCAAATCAAATCTAATGTCACAAAGATAAGTAATGTGTTAACAAGCAATAATTTCGAAGTTACTGAAAGGAATATGAGGAACTTCATTTCCATGCTTAGAACCTTGAGCAAATAA